The following are encoded in a window of Cycloclasticus pugetii PS-1 genomic DNA:
- the rluB gene encoding 23S rRNA pseudouridine(2605) synthase RluB, whose protein sequence is MKNNNPRKNPQQATNKKKGQQPERIQKLLAQAGVGSRRQVEKWILDGSIHVNGDVAKLGDKITTHDIVKLRGRPVKLAGKLDVNTQVLVYHKPTGEIVSKKDPEGRPSVFKRLPRLKVGRWIAIGRLDLNTQGLLMFTNDGDLANKLMHPSKQIDREYAVRVMGVVTHDMLERLVNGVELEDGKARFEDVQESGGEGINRWFHVVVAEGRNRVVRRLWESQDCKVSRLIRVRYGSVFLPPGLPAGQHQMLDKKEIEALKHLIAD, encoded by the coding sequence ATGAAAAACAACAACCCACGTAAAAACCCTCAGCAAGCGACTAATAAAAAAAAGGGTCAGCAGCCAGAGCGCATTCAAAAATTATTAGCGCAAGCCGGTGTTGGCTCACGAAGGCAAGTTGAAAAGTGGATTTTAGACGGTTCTATTCATGTTAATGGTGATGTTGCTAAGCTAGGCGACAAAATTACCACGCATGACATCGTTAAACTTAGAGGGCGGCCAGTTAAATTAGCTGGCAAGCTTGATGTAAATACACAAGTGTTGGTTTATCACAAACCCACGGGTGAAATTGTCAGTAAAAAAGACCCCGAAGGTAGGCCTAGCGTATTTAAACGACTGCCGCGACTAAAGGTTGGGCGTTGGATTGCGATTGGTAGGCTCGACTTAAATACGCAAGGCTTATTAATGTTCACTAATGATGGTGACTTGGCAAATAAGCTCATGCACCCATCAAAGCAAATTGATCGTGAATATGCAGTGAGAGTGATGGGGGTTGTGACACATGACATGCTTGAACGTTTGGTAAATGGTGTGGAACTAGAAGATGGAAAAGCGCGTTTTGAAGATGTACAAGAGTCTGGTGGTGAGGGAATAAACCGTTGGTTCCATGTGGTAGTGGCTGAAGGGCGTAACCGTGTTGTTAGAAGGCTCTGGGAATCCCAAGACTGTAAGGTGAGCCGTTTAATTAGGGTTCGCTATGGCAGTGTGTTTTTGCCGCCGGGACTGCCAGCTGGGCAGCACCAAATGTTAGATAAAAAAGAAATTGAAGCGCTTAAACATTTAATTGCCGATTAG
- a CDS encoding GGDEF domain-containing protein yields the protein MELKKTIDSRSNDTSVSQKLKQQDTINHLISALQTTIILDELVPLFSNELLKAVDHSGVIFENPELGIVFQHGSRTNHSCEYSLTIENNSLGKLTFMRRQRFNESELNTIEQFLSVLLYPLKNTLLYSQAIQFAHTDPLTGVLNRSTLRSVFQKEVSLTKRHHSDLSLIMLDLDFFKTVNDRYGHCAGDTALKDVTQCIEKTLRESDYIFRLGGEEFAILLNDTDLKGAELIAERLRTAIESLSILHDDTQFQLTASMGITQYKENDSLGVIMSRSDNALYKAKDSGRNKVVCA from the coding sequence ATGGAATTAAAAAAAACAATAGACAGCAGATCAAACGACACATCAGTCTCGCAAAAACTTAAACAGCAAGACACTATAAATCATCTAATCAGTGCGCTTCAGACCACTATTATTTTAGATGAATTAGTCCCCCTCTTTAGTAATGAATTACTAAAAGCTGTTGACCATAGTGGTGTCATTTTTGAAAACCCTGAACTAGGCATTGTTTTTCAACATGGTTCACGCACCAACCACAGTTGCGAATACAGCCTGACTATTGAAAACAATTCTCTTGGTAAGCTGACATTTATGCGTCGTCAACGGTTTAATGAAAGTGAACTTAACACCATAGAGCAATTTCTTAGTGTTTTGCTCTACCCTTTGAAAAATACCTTGTTATACAGCCAAGCAATTCAATTTGCACATACAGACCCATTAACCGGTGTTTTAAACCGTTCCACATTACGCTCTGTTTTTCAAAAAGAGGTTTCTTTAACCAAGCGCCACCACTCTGACTTATCTTTGATAATGCTAGACCTTGATTTTTTTAAAACAGTAAACGATAGATACGGTCATTGCGCGGGAGACACTGCCCTAAAAGACGTCACACAATGCATTGAAAAGACCCTGCGTGAAAGCGACTATATTTTTAGGCTTGGTGGTGAAGAGTTTGCCATACTACTAAACGATACTGATTTAAAAGGCGCTGAACTCATTGCTGAACGATTACGCACGGCTATTGAATCTTTAAGCATTCTACATGATGACACTCAGTTCCAGCTGACTGCTAGTATGGGTATTACACAATACAAAGAAAACGACTCACTGGGGGTCATAATGAGTCGCTCAGATAACGCATTGTACAAAGCAAAAGATAGCGGTCGAAATAAAGTTGTTTGTGCCTAA
- a CDS encoding FixH family protein: protein MMNTLREDSLPWYKQFWPWFLILLPLSVVVASIITFLIAQGNPPSLVQSDYYKEGLAINASKQLEEKALRLGVSAVVSVNSTALTVHLNAPKVQPSHLIVALRHPTLEQYDQTLNLVKIANGIYQTPFKLPKQGKWYIYITPPNNHWKISRTSTLTTP, encoded by the coding sequence ATGATGAATACTCTTCGTGAAGACAGCCTCCCTTGGTATAAACAATTTTGGCCCTGGTTTTTAATACTACTTCCGCTAAGCGTCGTTGTTGCCAGCATAATTACCTTTCTCATTGCTCAAGGGAACCCTCCTTCCTTGGTCCAAAGTGATTATTACAAAGAGGGGCTCGCCATAAACGCCAGCAAACAGCTTGAAGAAAAGGCTCTAAGACTTGGTGTCTCAGCAGTTGTCAGTGTTAATAGTACCGCTCTTACCGTCCATTTAAATGCCCCTAAGGTTCAACCGTCACACTTAATCGTTGCGCTACGACATCCCACGCTTGAGCAATATGACCAGACTCTCAATTTGGTTAAAATAGCCAACGGTATCTACCAAACTCCTTTTAAATTACCCAAACAAGGCAAATGGTATATATACATCACTCCACCTAATAACCATTGGAAGATCTCAAGAACGTCTACTTTAACGACGCCATAG
- the ccoG gene encoding cytochrome c oxidase accessory protein CcoG — translation MTSHKNDSIESSLFEKRKKLYPREVHGLFANLRVLGVVTLLGLYYLLPWVNFNGHQIVLFDLPERKFYIFHWIFWPQDFIYLALLLICAAFALFLFTALAGRLWCGYACPQTVWTEVFLWIERKVEGTRSQQMKLDKQTNSFTKFRIKATKHAIWLIFSLYTGFTFVGFFTPIRDLAQGIASFNLGPWETFWFLFYSFATYGNAGWLREQVCMYMCPYARFQSAMLDKNTLVISYDALRGEPRGRRKRGEDFKEKQLGSCIDCSLCVQVCPTGIDIRNGLQYECIGCAACIDVCNDVMDKMNYPRGLIKYTTENHMEGKKTNLLRPRIVIYILLLIGILSGVIYSIETRDAVELNVLRDRNALYREDYEGTISNTYTIKILNMDTVDHTYSLKVTGIEGIKTSIKDPIHVNAGQVLEMPLQLSADPDTLHTTSINLTLSVQATDDASISTESEGRFIGPLEP, via the coding sequence ATGACGTCTCATAAAAATGACTCTATAGAGTCATCGCTTTTTGAAAAACGAAAAAAACTTTACCCTCGTGAAGTCCATGGCCTATTTGCTAACCTAAGAGTGCTCGGTGTAGTCACCCTTCTTGGTCTTTATTACCTCCTTCCCTGGGTTAATTTTAATGGTCACCAGATTGTACTGTTTGATCTACCAGAGCGTAAATTTTACATTTTTCATTGGATTTTCTGGCCTCAAGACTTTATTTATCTTGCCCTACTTTTAATTTGTGCTGCATTTGCACTATTCCTCTTTACTGCGCTAGCAGGTCGATTATGGTGTGGGTACGCTTGCCCACAAACAGTGTGGACCGAAGTTTTTTTATGGATTGAACGAAAAGTTGAAGGAACTCGCTCTCAGCAAATGAAGCTGGACAAACAAACAAATAGTTTTACGAAATTTCGTATAAAGGCGACCAAACATGCCATTTGGCTGATCTTTTCGTTGTATACCGGCTTCACATTTGTCGGCTTCTTTACACCTATTAGGGATCTAGCACAGGGCATTGCCTCGTTTAACCTAGGTCCATGGGAAACCTTCTGGTTTCTATTTTATAGTTTTGCAACCTATGGCAATGCAGGCTGGTTAAGAGAACAGGTCTGTATGTATATGTGCCCCTATGCTCGCTTTCAAAGCGCCATGCTAGACAAAAACACCTTAGTGATCTCGTATGACGCCCTAAGAGGCGAACCTAGAGGACGGAGAAAAAGAGGCGAGGATTTCAAAGAAAAACAGTTAGGCAGCTGTATAGACTGTAGTTTATGTGTTCAAGTCTGCCCAACAGGAATTGATATTCGTAACGGACTGCAATATGAATGCATTGGCTGTGCCGCCTGCATTGATGTGTGCAACGACGTTATGGATAAAATGAATTACCCACGTGGGCTGATTAAATACACCACCGAGAACCATATGGAAGGCAAGAAAACTAACTTGCTAAGGCCACGAATTGTCATCTACATTCTACTGCTCATCGGTATTTTATCTGGCGTTATCTATTCTATTGAAACACGGGATGCTGTTGAGCTAAATGTCCTAAGAGATCGAAATGCACTATACCGTGAAGATTATGAAGGAACCATCAGTAATACTTACACGATTAAAATCTTAAATATGGATACTGTTGACCACACCTACAGCTTAAAGGTCACCGGTATAGAAGGCATTAAAACCTCTATCAAAGATCCTATCCATGTTAACGCCGGCCAAGTATTAGAAATGCCGTTACAATTATCCGCCGACCCAGATACGCTTCATACAACCTCAATCAACCTGACTTTATCGGTGCAAGCAACAGATGATGCCAGCATTTCAACTGAATCAGAAGGCCGATTTATTGGCCCATTAGAACCTTAA
- the ccoP gene encoding cytochrome-c oxidase, cbb3-type subunit III, with amino-acid sequence MSDFWSIVVTVVILLNIIGCYLLIRWVAKPNKGEAKQGEATGHVWDSDLMELNNPMPRWWLYLFYITIVWGLIYLLMYPGYGNYPGLLAWTSDKKYSDEVQAANETYGPIFSQYAETPIIELSENKDANAVGQRLFVNYCAQCHGSDAAGSRGFPNLTDNEWIWGGQPTDIQHTIAHGRTGVMPAWESVLKPIQISYLADYLMSLTGRQHKATDAQRGKKVFASYCATCHQADATGNPLLGAPNLADKIWLYGASRNKIIESISKGRKGQMPAHLEFLGEDKIHILSAYVYSLSSH; translated from the coding sequence ATGAGTGATTTTTGGTCTATCGTTGTAACGGTTGTCATCCTATTAAATATTATTGGCTGCTATCTACTCATTAGATGGGTTGCCAAGCCCAATAAGGGCGAGGCCAAGCAAGGCGAAGCAACAGGCCATGTTTGGGATAGCGACCTAATGGAACTGAACAATCCAATGCCTCGCTGGTGGTTATACCTGTTCTACATCACCATTGTGTGGGGGTTAATCTACCTACTAATGTACCCCGGTTATGGTAATTACCCCGGCTTATTAGCTTGGACATCGGATAAAAAATACTCTGATGAAGTCCAAGCAGCCAATGAGACCTACGGTCCTATTTTCAGTCAATATGCTGAAACACCCATTATTGAGCTAAGTGAAAACAAAGATGCCAATGCAGTCGGCCAACGCTTATTTGTTAATTATTGCGCACAATGTCATGGTTCTGACGCTGCCGGCTCTAGAGGCTTCCCCAACCTCACGGATAATGAGTGGATCTGGGGCGGTCAACCCACTGATATCCAACACACAATAGCTCACGGACGCACCGGCGTTATGCCTGCTTGGGAGTCAGTCCTCAAACCCATACAAATTAGTTATCTTGCAGACTACCTGATGAGCTTAACTGGCAGACAACATAAAGCGACCGATGCTCAACGTGGTAAAAAAGTTTTTGCAAGTTATTGCGCCACCTGCCACCAAGCAGATGCAACCGGCAATCCTTTGCTTGGCGCACCCAACCTTGCTGATAAAATTTGGTTATATGGTGCCTCACGTAACAAAATAATTGAGTCCATTAGTAAAGGCCGTAAAGGCCAAATGCCAGCTCATTTGGAGTTTTTGGGCGAGGACAAAATCCATATTCTCTCTGCTTACGTCTATAGCTTATCTAGCCACTAA
- a CDS encoding cbb3-type cytochrome oxidase subunit 3, producing MFELNTLRSILTLALFVLFIAIWIWAWSKDRKKEFEEAANIPFQGEEISATLQEDKK from the coding sequence ATGTTTGAACTTAATACACTACGCTCTATTTTGACACTAGCGCTATTTGTACTTTTTATTGCCATTTGGATATGGGCATGGAGCAAAGACCGTAAAAAAGAGTTTGAAGAAGCCGCTAATATCCCCTTTCAAGGTGAAGAGATCAGCGCAACTTTACAAGAGGATAAGAAATGA
- the ccoO gene encoding cytochrome-c oxidase, cbb3-type subunit II, protein MSHEKVETNIGLMVVLIVLVISVGGLIEIVPLFFMKQTTEPVSGLLPYNSLQLAGRDVYVREGCYGCHSQMIRPFRAETERYGHYSLAGEFTYDRPFQWGSKRTGPDLQRVGGRYSDDWHRLHLTNPRLVVPESNMPGYPWLKDNKVDGELIAKKMRALRILNTPYTDEDIANAADSVKGKTEMDAIIAYLQVLGTHVSTRR, encoded by the coding sequence ATGAGTCACGAAAAAGTTGAGACTAATATTGGGTTAATGGTTGTTTTAATCGTCCTCGTTATTTCAGTTGGCGGCTTGATTGAAATTGTCCCTTTATTCTTTATGAAGCAAACGACTGAACCTGTGTCTGGGTTACTGCCCTACAATTCTTTACAGTTAGCTGGCCGAGACGTTTATGTACGTGAAGGCTGCTATGGCTGTCATTCACAAATGATTCGCCCATTCCGTGCAGAAACAGAACGTTATGGCCATTACTCATTAGCCGGTGAGTTTACGTACGATAGACCTTTCCAGTGGGGTTCGAAAAGAACCGGGCCAGACTTACAACGTGTTGGCGGTCGCTATAGTGATGATTGGCATCGTTTACACCTCACAAACCCACGCTTAGTAGTGCCCGAATCCAATATGCCCGGTTACCCTTGGCTTAAGGATAACAAGGTCGATGGTGAGCTCATTGCAAAGAAAATGCGCGCCCTTCGCATTCTTAACACGCCGTATACAGACGAAGACATTGCCAATGCAGCTGATTCTGTAAAAGGAAAAACTGAAATGGACGCAATCATTGCCTATTTGCAGGTTCTCGGGACCCACGTCAGCACAAGGAGATAA
- the ccoN gene encoding cytochrome-c oxidase, cbb3-type subunit I has protein sequence MGTLIYNDTVVRQFSIMTVVWGIVGMLVGVIIAAQLVWPALNFDLPWLTYSRLRPLHTNAVIFAFGGSGLMATSLYVVQRTCQVRLFANALASFVFWGWTLIIVLAAITLPLGYTQSGEYAELIWPIDILLAVVWVAYGIVFFGTIVKRKTPHIYVANWFFGAFILTVAVLHIVRSLAIPVSLTESYPIYAGATDAMVQWWYGHNAVGFFLTAGFLGMMYYFVPKQAERPIYSYRLSIVHFWALISIYMWAGPHHLHYTALPDWIQSVGAAFSIVLLAPSWGGMINGIMTLSGAWQKLRHDPILKFLIVSLSFYGMSTFEGPMMAIKSVNALSHYTEWTIGHVHSGALGWVAMITIGSLYYLIPKLFGKQDMSSMALVETHFWVATIGIVLYVASMWIAGVMQGLMWGAINDDGTLTYSFVESLLRMQPFYLIRFLGGTMFLIGMLIMAYNVYKTIKGSEASNILVPQHV, from the coding sequence ATGGGTACACTTATCTACAACGATACTGTGGTTCGACAATTTTCGATCATGACCGTTGTTTGGGGTATTGTTGGTATGCTTGTCGGCGTCATCATTGCTGCACAATTAGTTTGGCCTGCTCTTAATTTTGACCTGCCTTGGTTAACCTACAGCCGACTTCGGCCGTTACATACAAATGCCGTTATTTTTGCATTTGGTGGCTCTGGTTTAATGGCCACCTCTTTATATGTGGTGCAACGAACCTGTCAAGTTCGTTTATTTGCTAACGCCTTGGCTAGCTTTGTCTTTTGGGGTTGGACACTGATTATCGTACTGGCTGCGATTACGCTCCCATTAGGCTATACACAAAGCGGTGAATATGCCGAATTAATTTGGCCGATTGATATTCTATTAGCGGTTGTTTGGGTAGCCTATGGCATTGTCTTCTTCGGCACTATCGTGAAGCGAAAAACACCACATATTTATGTAGCTAATTGGTTCTTTGGCGCTTTTATTCTTACTGTCGCTGTTTTGCATATCGTCCGTTCTTTAGCTATCCCTGTAAGCCTTACCGAGTCTTACCCGATCTACGCTGGTGCAACGGATGCCATGGTGCAATGGTGGTATGGGCATAATGCGGTTGGTTTTTTCCTAACCGCTGGCTTTTTAGGCATGATGTATTATTTTGTTCCTAAGCAAGCCGAACGGCCTATCTATTCATACCGTTTGTCTATTGTGCATTTTTGGGCACTTATTTCTATTTATATGTGGGCAGGACCACATCACCTTCATTACACCGCCCTACCTGACTGGATTCAATCCGTAGGTGCGGCCTTTTCGATCGTTTTATTAGCGCCATCATGGGGCGGTATGATCAACGGCATCATGACTTTATCAGGTGCTTGGCAGAAACTTCGCCATGACCCCATTTTAAAGTTTTTAATTGTTTCACTGTCTTTCTATGGCATGTCTACATTTGAAGGACCGATGATGGCAATTAAATCTGTCAATGCTCTATCTCACTATACAGAGTGGACGATCGGGCACGTTCATTCCGGTGCTTTAGGTTGGGTCGCCATGATCACTATAGGTTCTTTGTATTATTTAATCCCAAAGCTATTTGGTAAACAAGATATGTCTAGTATGGCACTTGTTGAAACACATTTTTGGGTCGCTACTATTGGCATTGTTCTTTACGTAGCATCCATGTGGATTGCTGGTGTTATGCAAGGGTTGATGTGGGGCGCAATCAATGATGACGGGACACTCACTTATAGTTTTGTAGAGTCTTTATTGCGTATGCAGCCTTTTTACCTTATTCGCTTTCTGGGTGGCACCATGTTCTTAATTGGCATGCTTATCATGGCTTACAATGTGTACAAAACTATTAAGGGCTCTGAAGCTTCTAATATTCTTGTACCTCAACATGTTTAA
- a CDS encoding helix-turn-helix domain-containing protein has product MSVSAKNLFRDLTVSCSNCSLGDLCIPHGLAPQDIDRLDDSVSHTKLLQAGDILYHQNSPFKSLYALKSGSVKIISKSDESDDVMGVYLPGEIIGFDGVATDRYQCSIHALETSNICEIDLESLQENIPSIFKQLLKHASKSINQSNNTNATSKVSAEKRIVSLLLDLSDRYRLRGYFYTEFNLFLSRSEIGSLLNLSPETVSRGIRKLERDNLITLENRRRIKINNLEGLKNILTAI; this is encoded by the coding sequence ATGAGCGTATCAGCTAAAAATTTATTTCGTGATTTAACTGTATCTTGTAGTAACTGCAGCCTAGGTGATTTATGTATACCTCATGGCTTAGCTCCACAAGATATTGATCGGCTAGATGACTCGGTCAGCCATACAAAACTGTTGCAAGCGGGTGATATTCTTTATCACCAAAACTCTCCTTTTAAGTCGTTATATGCACTCAAATCTGGTTCTGTCAAAATTATCAGCAAAAGTGATGAATCTGATGATGTAATGGGTGTTTATCTTCCCGGCGAAATTATTGGTTTTGATGGTGTCGCTACTGACAGATACCAATGTTCGATTCATGCACTTGAAACCAGCAATATTTGTGAAATAGACCTTGAGAGTTTACAAGAAAACATCCCAAGTATTTTTAAACAATTACTCAAGCATGCTAGCAAATCAATAAATCAAAGCAACAATACAAACGCTACTAGTAAAGTTAGTGCTGAAAAACGTATTGTTTCATTGCTATTAGACTTATCGGATCGCTATCGACTACGGGGCTACTTCTATACCGAATTCAATCTTTTCTTATCGCGTAGTGAAATCGGCAGCTTACTCAACCTCTCACCTGAAACCGTTAGCAGGGGCATACGCAAACTTGAACGTGACAACCTCATCACGCTTGAAAATAGACGCCGGATTAAAATCAATAACCTGGAAGGCCTGAAAAACATACTGACGGCTATCTAA
- a CDS encoding heavy metal translocating P-type ATPase gives MTIDTKLEKEVVCFHCGLEVPSTTKWGINFDGQWRAMCCPGCEAVAQAIINNGLADYYQKRTAYAVSMDSLSEELEFNTAASLETDCSNEEVIETSLIIEGITCSACIWLLERQVQKLRGVVSFKINYATRRGLLKTIGHEVNIADVLTAIRAIGYQAVTFDANKQFLNLQKERKDFLSRIGVAVFCGMQVMMITLGIYVADPSEIDPNMLQFLKWISALLTLPVLLFSAKPFLYAACRDIKNKMPGMDVPVALGISLGFFASLFNTYQGKGDTYYESVCMFVLFLMLARYVEFLTRWYAMSSSERITQAVPMMAKRIAENNVTHKVAANSLALGDYIQINPGEVVPADAVVVDGESQVDESILTGESEPIRKRLNDSVLGGSHNLDNTLIAKVSCVGKDSTLSTIARLIEQAHAQKPAWVETADRFASVFVLMVILVTLGSAIFGYWQGHVDWFSTALSVLVVTCPCALSLATPTAYTAAMSALFDHGIIITKGTALEKLASINRVVFDKTGTLTEGSMNVSDCTVFDGRDKQSIMDIAISLERFSDHPIARAFKHEKTVNPQPASAIEQTNGAGLKGSIEGKTYYIGSQQYIKQSSGLMFETHNSNVTQVYLADDVQCLAVFEIHDDIRQGASSAVNWLKSDGKKVSLLSGDKLSPVAWLAKKVAIEDFKSDATPSDKLKEIDRMQRGGEQVAMVGDGVNDAPILAKADVSISVSGASQLARASSDILLMNNDMQNLQHVFKLSKKTKAIIKQNMAWALVYNIGALPLAMAGHVEPWQAALGMSISSLVVVLNSFLLRFVLPAASKSKKISRLHVG, from the coding sequence ATGACAATTGACACTAAATTAGAAAAAGAAGTTGTTTGCTTTCACTGTGGCCTTGAAGTGCCAAGCACAACGAAGTGGGGTATTAATTTTGATGGGCAGTGGAGAGCCATGTGTTGTCCAGGCTGTGAAGCCGTGGCGCAAGCGATTATAAATAATGGTTTGGCAGATTATTACCAAAAACGTACCGCTTATGCAGTTTCAATGGATTCGTTAAGTGAAGAGCTTGAGTTTAATACGGCTGCATCGTTAGAAACCGATTGCTCTAACGAAGAAGTCATAGAGACCTCACTTATCATCGAGGGGATTACTTGCTCTGCCTGTATATGGTTATTGGAGCGGCAAGTTCAAAAACTACGCGGCGTGGTGTCGTTTAAGATTAATTATGCGACTCGGCGTGGGTTACTTAAAACCATCGGTCACGAGGTTAATATTGCCGATGTACTAACGGCGATAAGAGCCATTGGGTATCAGGCAGTTACCTTTGATGCGAATAAGCAGTTCCTTAACTTGCAAAAAGAACGCAAAGACTTTCTCAGTAGAATTGGTGTGGCTGTATTTTGTGGTATGCAGGTGATGATGATCACATTAGGTATCTATGTAGCGGACCCAAGTGAAATTGACCCTAATATGTTGCAGTTTTTAAAATGGATTAGCGCCTTATTAACACTGCCGGTCTTATTGTTTTCAGCGAAGCCATTTTTATATGCGGCTTGTCGAGATATTAAAAATAAAATGCCGGGTATGGATGTGCCTGTTGCATTGGGTATAAGCCTGGGTTTTTTTGCCAGCCTTTTTAATACCTACCAAGGTAAAGGTGATACGTATTACGAGTCAGTTTGTATGTTTGTATTATTTCTTATGTTAGCGCGATATGTAGAGTTTCTCACCCGTTGGTACGCGATGAGTTCGAGTGAGCGTATTACACAGGCGGTGCCAATGATGGCTAAACGGATAGCTGAAAACAACGTTACCCATAAAGTTGCAGCAAATTCGTTAGCATTGGGCGATTACATACAAATTAACCCAGGAGAAGTGGTGCCGGCAGATGCAGTTGTTGTGGACGGTGAATCGCAGGTAGATGAGTCAATTTTAACCGGTGAAAGTGAACCGATTCGTAAACGCCTCAATGACAGTGTATTAGGCGGTAGCCATAATTTAGATAACACCTTAATAGCAAAGGTGAGCTGCGTTGGAAAAGACAGTACCTTATCAACCATTGCACGTTTAATCGAACAAGCCCATGCACAGAAGCCTGCTTGGGTCGAAACAGCAGACCGTTTTGCTAGTGTATTTGTTTTAATGGTTATTTTGGTCACCTTGGGTAGCGCTATATTTGGTTATTGGCAAGGTCATGTGGATTGGTTTTCAACGGCCTTGTCGGTCCTAGTGGTGACCTGCCCGTGTGCGTTATCCCTTGCGACGCCAACTGCTTATACAGCTGCGATGAGTGCGTTATTTGACCACGGCATTATTATTACAAAAGGGACTGCGTTAGAAAAATTAGCCAGTATTAATCGGGTCGTTTTTGATAAAACGGGCACGCTCACCGAAGGCAGTATGAATGTATCTGATTGCACTGTGTTTGATGGGCGTGATAAGCAAAGCATAATGGATATAGCCATTAGTTTAGAGCGCTTTTCAGATCACCCTATCGCGCGTGCTTTTAAACATGAAAAAACGGTAAACCCTCAACCAGCCAGCGCAATAGAGCAAACCAATGGCGCCGGTTTAAAAGGCTCGATAGAGGGTAAAACCTATTATATTGGATCTCAGCAATATATTAAGCAGTCATCTGGGTTAATGTTTGAGACTCATAATTCAAATGTAACACAGGTGTATTTGGCTGATGATGTGCAATGCCTCGCTGTTTTTGAAATACATGATGATATAAGGCAGGGGGCTTCTTCAGCTGTTAATTGGTTAAAAAGCGATGGAAAAAAAGTGAGCTTATTAAGTGGTGATAAACTCAGTCCCGTTGCATGGTTAGCGAAAAAAGTAGCTATTGAGGATTTTAAATCGGATGCCACACCGAGTGATAAACTAAAAGAAATCGACCGCATGCAAAGGGGCGGCGAGCAAGTGGCTATGGTGGGTGATGGTGTTAATGATGCGCCCATTTTGGCTAAGGCGGATGTTTCTATTTCTGTTTCTGGTGCAAGTCAATTGGCACGTGCATCATCGGATATCTTGTTAATGAATAATGATATGCAAAACCTTCAACACGTCTTTAAGCTATCAAAAAAGACCAAGGCAATTATTAAGCAAAATATGGCTTGGGCACTGGTATATAACATTGGTGCTTTACCATTAGCAATGGCAGGGCATGTAGAGCCTTGGCAAGCAGCACTCGGCATGTCGATTAGTTCCTTGGTGGTTGTTTTAAACTCTTTTCTCTTGCGCTTTGTGCTCCCAGCAGCCAGTAAGAGCAAAAAAATATCGAGGTTACACGTTGGATAG
- the ccoS gene encoding cbb3-type cytochrome oxidase assembly protein CcoS, which translates to MDSLYFLIPVSVVLLVLIAAIFLWAVRSGQFDDLEGPGHSILYEEENEELGADDNKADNKTDK; encoded by the coding sequence TTGGATAGCTTGTATTTTTTAATTCCCGTATCGGTTGTTTTGCTGGTGCTAATAGCCGCTATTTTTTTATGGGCGGTGCGGTCTGGGCAGTTTGATGATTTAGAGGGGCCGGGCCACAGTATTTTGTATGAAGAAGAGAATGAAGAATTAGGTGCTGATGACAACAAGGCTGACAATAAAACAGACAAATAA